Proteins encoded by one window of Sulfurospirillum barnesii SES-3:
- a CDS encoding SDR family oxidoreductase, protein MAKIVFITGATSGFGEATAIKFAKAGYKVIATGRRQERLDALKAQLPKCDIVTLCFDVSKKEEVFNAVASLPEAYQAIDILVNNAGLALGLEHANEASLDDWERMIDTNIKGLLYVTKAVLPIMVKRKTGYIFNLGSTAGSWPYEGGNVYGATKAFVKQFSLNLRTDLKGTHVRVTNIEPGFSLTEFSDVRFKGDTQKAASVYKDTTPLSKEDIANTIFSLAELPEHVNVNRIEIMPTVQSYAGLSVERNN, encoded by the coding sequence ATGGCAAAAATTGTTTTCATTACAGGCGCAACCTCAGGTTTTGGTGAAGCAACCGCCATCAAATTTGCGAAAGCAGGTTATAAAGTGATTGCCACGGGTCGAAGACAAGAGCGTTTGGATGCATTAAAAGCACAACTTCCTAAATGCGACATCGTGACACTCTGTTTTGATGTCAGTAAAAAAGAAGAGGTTTTTAATGCCGTTGCATCTTTGCCTGAAGCGTATCAAGCCATTGATATTTTAGTCAACAATGCTGGCTTGGCTCTGGGGCTTGAACATGCCAATGAAGCCAGTTTGGATGATTGGGAACGCATGATTGATACGAATATCAAAGGGCTTTTATATGTCACAAAAGCCGTACTCCCCATCATGGTCAAACGCAAAACGGGGTATATTTTTAATCTGGGTTCGACTGCTGGAAGTTGGCCTTATGAGGGTGGTAATGTTTATGGGGCGACCAAAGCCTTTGTCAAACAATTCTCACTCAATCTTAGAACGGATCTTAAAGGAACGCATGTACGTGTCACCAACATCGAGCCTGGTTTTTCACTGACAGAATTTTCAGATGTTCGTTTTAAAGGGGATACTCAAAAAGCAGCGTCTGTTTATAAAGACACGACTCCTTTGAGCAAAGAAGATATTGCCAACACCATTTTTAGCCTAGCCGAACTTCCTGAGCATGTCAATGTCAATCGTATTGAAATTATGCCAACAGTGCAAAGCTATGCGGGCTTAAGCGTAGAACGCAACAACTAA
- a CDS encoding ABC transporter ATP-binding protein yields MSEYILEISHVSKYFQGLVAINDLSMKIKKGQIYGIIGPNGAGKTTLFNCITGIYRPEIGQILWKGKDIKGISPYKIAELGILRTFQTIRLFSEMSVAENIMSGRHIKSKQRWYNGVLPTPAYYKDEKANWEKVGELMDFFHLSEFATIPAGDLSYGVQRRIEMARALAAEPELLILDEPAAGLNENETLALTQTIRKIQEMGVTIMMIEHDMEMVMSLTEYISVINFGAKISEGRPSFVQDDPVVIEAYIGSDEDDEDE; encoded by the coding sequence ATGAGTGAATATATTTTAGAAATCAGCCATGTGAGTAAATATTTTCAAGGGCTGGTTGCGATTAACGACCTCTCAATGAAAATTAAAAAAGGTCAGATTTATGGCATCATTGGACCCAACGGTGCTGGAAAAACAACACTGTTTAACTGCATTACAGGTATTTATCGACCTGAAATTGGGCAAATTTTGTGGAAAGGTAAAGACATTAAAGGCATTAGCCCGTATAAAATTGCAGAACTTGGTATTTTACGAACCTTCCAAACGATTCGTCTTTTTTCTGAAATGAGTGTTGCTGAAAATATTATGTCAGGCCGTCACATTAAGTCTAAGCAACGCTGGTATAACGGCGTACTTCCTACTCCTGCGTATTATAAAGATGAGAAAGCAAATTGGGAAAAAGTGGGTGAGTTGATGGATTTTTTCCATCTCTCAGAGTTTGCAACAATTCCAGCAGGCGATCTCTCCTATGGCGTTCAACGGCGTATTGAGATGGCACGAGCGCTTGCCGCTGAGCCAGAACTTCTCATCTTAGATGAACCTGCTGCAGGGTTAAATGAGAACGAAACATTGGCATTAACTCAAACGATTCGGAAGATTCAAGAAATGGGCGTGACCATTATGATGATTGAGCACGATATGGAAATGGTTATGAGTCTAACAGAATACATCAGCGTTATCAACTTTGGTGCAAAAATTAGTGAAGGACGACCTTCCTTTGTTCAAGACGATCCTGTCGTGATTGAGGCGTATATTGGCAGTGATGAGGATGATGAAGATGAATGA
- a CDS encoding DUF4392 domain-containing protein: protein MHAFYTIEEIVLQHSTRHMDKIQALFPFEHTQKAVEAFVKLEKGVVFIYTGFYVAGYAETDGPIGAYFLAKAFEKIGFRPVIVTDSFCEDYFPEIETLYIPLQGLHVNEYESLLKEYKPVAHFSIERCGQNAQGDYLNARGVSVKEFTAPVDELFKLGSQTAPSFGIGDGGNEVGMGSFAKALENKEYFNDYCVISCDYPMIASVSNWGGYGFIAELERVLHVSLLPSFEAVEQYLAFIVSKGSVDGIKRESMMSVDGKEWEIEPEILHALKDYATKG from the coding sequence ATGCACGCATTTTATACAATCGAAGAGATTGTTTTACAACATTCTACACGCCACATGGACAAAATTCAAGCACTTTTTCCTTTTGAGCACACCCAAAAAGCGGTTGAGGCTTTTGTAAAACTTGAAAAAGGAGTGGTCTTCATCTATACAGGATTTTACGTTGCAGGTTATGCTGAAACCGATGGCCCCATTGGAGCGTACTTTTTAGCCAAAGCCTTTGAAAAAATTGGCTTTCGCCCCGTCATTGTGACGGATTCCTTTTGTGAAGACTATTTTCCTGAGATTGAAACCCTTTATATTCCGCTTCAAGGTTTACATGTAAACGAATATGAATCGCTTTTAAAGGAATACAAACCCGTCGCCCACTTCTCCATTGAGCGCTGCGGTCAAAATGCACAGGGCGATTACCTCAACGCCAGAGGTGTTTCGGTGAAAGAGTTTACCGCACCTGTAGATGAACTTTTCAAACTAGGCTCACAAACCGCTCCAAGCTTTGGTATCGGTGATGGGGGTAATGAAGTGGGCATGGGAAGTTTTGCCAAAGCCCTTGAAAATAAAGAGTATTTTAATGACTACTGTGTGATTTCGTGTGATTATCCCATGATTGCTTCGGTTTCTAACTGGGGCGGTTATGGCTTTATTGCTGAGCTTGAGCGGGTTTTACATGTAAGCCTTCTGCCCTCCTTTGAAGCGGTTGAGCAGTACCTAGCCTTCATCGTTTCTAAAGGCTCAGTCGATGGCATCAAACGAGAGTCCATGATGTCAGTGGATGGCAAAGAGTGGGAGATAGAGCCTGAAATTTTACACGCACTTAAAGATTACGCAACCAAAGGATAA
- a CDS encoding branched-chain amino acid ABC transporter permease — protein sequence MMNKTSLIAIVLLVFMGVYPIFVDSAWLAVGTTFLVFAVVALSQDIILGRAGVFHMGHALFFGLGAYTTAIFNVHFGLPILVTWVPAVLIPMAVAFMIIAPIIHLRGDYLLVATIGFNIIFIQVLENDVFGLTGGPNGLFGIDVVRIFGFDFGAQTHMYYMAFILLGLTLLIIRNLDKSKFGRALFYIHKDEIAAQSMGINVRYFKLYAFILGAGIAGAAGSMFSVQYSAVSPEAFNVTQSIMFFTIVLVGGSASLPGVLIGTCIMFVLSEVFREFETARYLVFGVAMILTMILRPRGIWPVRFGNIPDFLKTEVK from the coding sequence ATGATGAATAAAACCAGTTTAATAGCCATAGTGCTTCTTGTTTTCATGGGCGTATATCCGATTTTTGTAGATTCTGCATGGCTAGCCGTAGGCACCACATTTTTGGTTTTTGCTGTGGTCGCACTTTCGCAAGATATTATTTTAGGTCGGGCAGGGGTTTTTCATATGGGACATGCACTATTTTTTGGCTTGGGTGCTTATACTACGGCTATTTTCAATGTCCATTTTGGGCTTCCCATATTAGTGACATGGGTACCTGCGGTATTGATTCCAATGGCGGTTGCTTTTATGATTATTGCTCCCATTATTCATCTTAGAGGTGACTACTTACTGGTGGCTACAATTGGTTTTAATATTATTTTTATTCAAGTGCTTGAAAATGATGTTTTTGGTTTAACAGGGGGGCCCAATGGCCTTTTTGGTATAGATGTTGTGAGAATTTTTGGTTTTGACTTTGGCGCACAAACGCATATGTACTATATGGCATTTATTCTTTTAGGACTGACGTTGTTGATCATACGAAATTTAGACAAGAGTAAATTTGGGCGTGCACTTTTTTACATTCACAAAGATGAAATCGCCGCACAAAGCATGGGAATTAATGTGCGTTATTTTAAACTTTATGCTTTTATTTTGGGTGCTGGTATTGCTGGGGCTGCTGGAAGTATGTTTTCAGTGCAGTATTCAGCCGTCAGTCCTGAGGCATTTAATGTTACACAATCCATTATGTTTTTTACCATTGTTTTAGTAGGGGGTTCAGCTTCTTTGCCAGGGGTTTTAATTGGTACGTGTATTATGTTTGTTTTATCTGAAGTTTTTAGAGAGTTTGAAACAGCACGGTATTTGGTATTTGGTGTTGCGATGATTTTAACGATGATTCTTCGTCCTCGTGGAATTTGGCCTGTTCGTTTTGGTAACATTCCTGATTTTCTTAAAACGGAGGTCAAATGA
- a CDS encoding branched-chain amino acid ABC transporter permease has product MDIFLQQMVNGLTIGSLYALVALGYTMVYGVMRLINFAHGDLVAFSAFVGLNVYAQIFGEHVTSFVAILSVFVLTAIIVAFVGVLLERLAYRPLRTAPRLSAVVSALGAGLVIQNSVMLIWGPNMKIFPSELFPSTIWEIGEIVITFTQVMILGLSAILMVGLYFFINQTKLGTAIRAVAIDQDAAKLMGINVNRIVMIIFIIGSSLGAVAGLFIGTYYRGITFDMGWMYGLSAFVAAIIGGIGNIPGAMLGGLLLGLFNAMITGYLSTQWAETFTFVLLIAILIFRPTGILGETVAEKV; this is encoded by the coding sequence ATGGATATTTTTCTTCAACAAATGGTTAATGGTTTGACCATAGGAAGTCTTTATGCATTGGTCGCTTTAGGTTACACGATGGTCTACGGGGTGATGAGGTTAATTAACTTCGCCCACGGAGACCTCGTTGCCTTTTCGGCTTTTGTGGGATTGAATGTGTATGCTCAAATTTTTGGTGAGCATGTCACGTCGTTCGTCGCAATCCTTAGTGTTTTTGTTTTAACAGCCATTATTGTTGCTTTTGTAGGTGTGCTTCTTGAGCGTCTCGCATACAGACCTTTACGAACAGCACCTCGACTCAGTGCTGTTGTCTCAGCGCTTGGTGCGGGGTTGGTTATTCAAAACTCTGTCATGCTTATTTGGGGCCCCAATATGAAAATCTTTCCCTCAGAACTTTTCCCCTCAACAATTTGGGAAATAGGCGAGATAGTGATTACCTTTACGCAAGTGATGATTTTAGGACTTTCTGCAATCCTTATGGTAGGGCTTTACTTCTTTATTAATCAAACGAAATTAGGTACGGCCATCCGTGCGGTTGCCATTGATCAAGATGCGGCAAAATTGATGGGCATTAATGTGAATCGTATTGTTATGATTATCTTCATTATTGGTTCAAGTTTAGGCGCTGTTGCAGGGCTGTTTATTGGAACGTATTATCGTGGCATTACCTTTGATATGGGGTGGATGTATGGTTTAAGTGCCTTTGTTGCAGCCATTATAGGGGGAATTGGCAATATTCCTGGTGCAATGCTTGGTGGTTTACTCTTAGGTCTTTTTAATGCGATGATTACAGGCTATCTCTCAACACAATGGGCGGAAACATTTACCTTTGTGCTTTTAATTGCCATTCTTATTTTTAGACCAACAGGTATTTTAGGTGAAACTGTGGCGGAGAAAGTATGA
- a CDS encoding putative hydro-lyase, translating into MCPKELRAKIAKGEFTRPTAGECPGYIQMNMVALPRAYAKDFEAFARENSKAIPVLEVIEEGYHSNILAPEANILNEIPKYNILRDGVLVETVTDMTPYYTPDLVFFLIGCSFSFETALIENGMALRHVDEQKNVAMYRTNVALKPVGGFSGEMVVSMRPIKKEKVADACVVTSHFPRMHGSPIHVGYPEMIGIQDITHPDYGDAIAIKEDEIPLFWPCGVTPQNVITQMKLPFAITHAPGHMFVTDKRDSEYYE; encoded by the coding sequence ATGTGTCCAAAAGAGCTTCGTGCCAAAATTGCCAAAGGGGAATTTACACGACCCACAGCGGGTGAATGCCCTGGTTACATTCAGATGAATATGGTAGCCCTTCCTCGTGCGTATGCCAAAGATTTTGAAGCGTTTGCTCGTGAAAATTCTAAAGCGATTCCTGTGCTTGAAGTGATAGAAGAGGGGTATCATTCTAATATTTTAGCACCAGAGGCAAATATTTTAAATGAAATTCCAAAGTACAATATTTTACGTGATGGGGTTTTAGTAGAGACGGTTACGGACATGACGCCTTATTATACGCCTGATTTGGTCTTCTTTCTCATTGGATGTAGCTTCTCTTTTGAGACTGCACTCATTGAAAACGGTATGGCTTTGCGTCATGTGGATGAACAAAAAAATGTGGCGATGTACCGCACTAATGTTGCCCTTAAGCCTGTGGGAGGATTTAGCGGTGAAATGGTGGTAAGTATGCGCCCGATTAAAAAAGAAAAAGTCGCTGATGCGTGTGTGGTGACCAGCCATTTTCCTAGGATGCATGGTTCACCCATTCACGTTGGATACCCCGAAATGATTGGGATTCAGGATATAACGCATCCTGATTATGGCGATGCGATTGCGATTAAAGAGGATGAGATTCCACTTTTTTGGCCGTGTGGTGTGACCCCTCAAAATGTGATTACTCAGATGAAACTTCCTTTTGCTATTACCCATGCTCCAGGGCATATGTTTGTTACCGATAAAAGAGATAGCGAGTATTATGAATAA
- a CDS encoding VF530 family DNA-binding protein translates to MNHTEHNNNPLHGITLETILIQLHAHYGWETLDEMMKVNCFHENPSIKSCLKFFRKTPWAREKIEKLYLNFLKNTTK, encoded by the coding sequence ATGAATCATACAGAACATAATAATAACCCCTTGCATGGGATTACGCTTGAGACAATACTTATTCAATTACATGCACATTACGGTTGGGAAACACTGGATGAAATGATGAAAGTAAACTGCTTTCACGAAAATCCTAGCATCAAATCGTGTTTAAAATTTTTTAGAAAAACCCCATGGGCACGAGAAAAAATCGAAAAACTTTACCTTAATTTTCTTAAAAACACTACAAAGTAA
- the trxC gene encoding thioredoxin TrxC, which produces MKVICSHCLATNNVPKLDVYKKANCGKCKASLLDPHPIALSSDTLEAILESTDVPVIVDFWAPWCGPCKMFAPIFEQATRAYPLRVLFAKVDTEAEQFLATRFKIRSIPTLIVFKEGKEVERVSGAMNDEGLDAFVEKFL; this is translated from the coding sequence ATGAAAGTGATCTGTTCACACTGTTTAGCAACCAATAACGTCCCAAAACTAGACGTGTACAAAAAAGCCAACTGCGGGAAGTGCAAAGCTTCCCTCCTCGACCCACATCCTATTGCGCTGAGTAGCGATACCCTAGAAGCAATACTAGAAAGTACCGATGTGCCTGTCATTGTCGATTTTTGGGCGCCATGGTGTGGACCATGCAAAATGTTCGCCCCTATTTTCGAGCAAGCCACACGTGCCTATCCCCTTCGTGTTCTCTTTGCCAAAGTCGACACCGAAGCCGAGCAATTTTTAGCCACCCGCTTTAAAATCCGCTCCATTCCTACGCTGATTGTCTTTAAAGAGGGTAAAGAAGTGGAACGTGTCAGTGGAGCAATGAACGATGAAGGTTTGGATGCTTTTGTGGAGAAGTTTTTGTAA
- a CDS encoding EAL domain-containing protein gives MQEHAYKELSASEKIHLLTRELELVQQNLVDQFYTDPLTRLPNLYKLRHDLEEENDFTFVLANIDNFKLLNDFYGFVVGDFILESFAKSLKESLQGASVYRIAGDEFAILIKNRMDFYYLKEYLEELSKTFNHLKYAYAQTEIYVDCTLSSSASTSHHDIFSKVNMALKYAKKHQLKYWIYEDRMNFTQEYERNLKYATKVRKAIVECSGIVPYFQPIIDNQTNEIVKYEALSRLVDEKGMIHNPNHFIPIAKTIKVYDKITMTVIEKSFEIFKEHPFDFSINLSFEDIINEAMYDFIIHKLSTSKMGHRVTFELLESEKVQDFNKVKHFFHEIKRYGVKVAIDDFGSGFSNFSYVIKLKPDFIKIDGSLIKEIDRDKNAQIVVETIVDFSKKLGIKTVAEFVHSSTVLSMVKQLGIDYSQGYYIDMPSPILSTH, from the coding sequence ATGCAAGAGCATGCGTACAAAGAGTTATCGGCGTCTGAAAAAATTCATTTGCTGACCAGAGAATTAGAACTCGTTCAACAAAATCTTGTCGATCAATTTTACACAGATCCTCTGACTCGTTTACCCAACCTCTACAAACTCCGTCATGACCTTGAAGAAGAGAATGATTTTACCTTTGTCCTTGCCAATATTGATAATTTTAAACTTTTGAATGATTTTTACGGTTTTGTTGTGGGAGATTTTATTTTAGAATCCTTTGCAAAAAGCCTTAAAGAGTCCTTGCAAGGCGCAAGTGTTTATCGTATTGCAGGGGATGAATTTGCTATTTTAATCAAAAATAGAATGGATTTTTATTATTTAAAAGAGTACCTTGAAGAGTTATCCAAAACATTTAATCACTTAAAATATGCCTATGCTCAAACGGAAATTTATGTTGATTGTACCCTCTCTTCCAGTGCTAGTACATCTCATCACGATATTTTTTCCAAAGTCAATATGGCACTCAAATACGCTAAAAAACACCAACTCAAATATTGGATTTATGAAGACCGTATGAATTTTACACAAGAGTACGAACGCAATTTAAAATACGCTACCAAAGTGCGTAAAGCCATTGTGGAGTGTTCTGGCATTGTGCCTTATTTTCAGCCCATTATCGATAATCAAACCAATGAAATTGTCAAATACGAAGCGCTTTCTCGTTTGGTAGATGAAAAAGGAATGATTCACAACCCCAACCATTTTATTCCCATTGCCAAGACGATTAAAGTGTACGATAAAATTACGATGACAGTGATTGAAAAAAGTTTTGAAATTTTTAAAGAGCATCCGTTTGATTTTAGCATCAACCTTTCATTTGAAGATATTATTAATGAGGCGATGTACGATTTTATTATCCATAAATTAAGCACCTCAAAAATGGGGCATCGTGTCACATTTGAGCTTTTGGAATCTGAGAAAGTGCAAGATTTTAATAAAGTAAAACATTTTTTTCATGAAATTAAACGCTATGGCGTGAAGGTTGCCATAGATGATTTTGGAAGTGGGTTTTCAAACTTTTCGTATGTGATTAAACTCAAACCCGATTTTATAAAAATAGATGGCAGTTTAATCAAAGAGATTGATCGAGATAAAAACGCTCAAATCGTTGTTGAAACCATTGTCGATTTTTCCAAAAAACTGGGCATTAAAACCGTAGCAGAGTTTGTGCATTCTAGTACGGTTCTTTCGATGGTGAAGCAATTAGGGATTGATTATTCGCAAGGTTACTATATTGATATGCCCTCTCCTATCCTTTCGACCCATTAA
- a CDS encoding ester cyclase, translating to MAKQLRQIIEEYYEVVWNEQKLDQAHHFLSPTINFRGSLGMKVEGINGFCDYAKMLFGAFSNLYHVIEEVVVEGDKAAVRLVYTGSHTGKLFGFEPTGNRIRYSGACFFKFEDDKIVDAWVLGDLNVLYGQLSASNH from the coding sequence ATGGCAAAACAACTACGTCAGATTATTGAAGAGTATTATGAAGTGGTTTGGAACGAGCAAAAGCTTGACCAAGCACACCATTTTTTAAGCCCTACCATTAATTTTAGAGGTTCTTTGGGTATGAAAGTGGAGGGAATTAACGGTTTTTGCGATTACGCCAAAATGCTTTTTGGTGCTTTTTCAAACTTGTATCATGTCATTGAAGAGGTCGTTGTTGAGGGCGATAAAGCAGCTGTTAGACTGGTCTATACAGGTTCACACACAGGAAAATTGTTTGGTTTTGAGCCAACGGGAAATCGTATTCGTTATTCAGGTGCCTGCTTTTTTAAATTTGAAGACGATAAGATAGTCGACGCATGGGTTTTGGGCGATTTGAATGTACTTTATGGACAACTAAGCGCCTCAAATCATTAA
- a CDS encoding ABC transporter ATP-binding protein, producing MNEKLLEVKDLHVNYDAIEAIKGIDLHVNKGEVVTILGANGAGKTTTLRTLSGLLKATRGSIFFNQQEITHMPAHEIVGLGMSHSPEGRRVFGTLSVEENLMMGAYSLKKHDVQTLEWIYEILPRLKERNKQLAGTLSGGEQQMLAIGRAIMSKPKLLILDEPSLGLAPVLVKVIFKAIKEISKSGVTVLLVEQNAKAALKLANRGYVLELGKITHTGSSEELLSSEVIQEAYLGKKK from the coding sequence ATGAATGAAAAATTATTGGAAGTGAAAGATTTACATGTAAATTATGATGCTATTGAAGCGATTAAAGGGATTGATTTACATGTAAACAAAGGTGAAGTTGTGACCATACTGGGTGCGAATGGTGCAGGTAAAACAACAACCCTTCGAACACTAAGTGGGCTTTTAAAAGCAACAAGAGGAAGTATATTTTTCAATCAACAAGAGATTACCCATATGCCTGCACATGAAATTGTGGGATTGGGGATGAGTCATTCTCCTGAGGGGCGCCGTGTTTTTGGGACACTTAGTGTTGAAGAGAATTTGATGATGGGAGCGTACAGTCTTAAAAAGCATGATGTTCAAACCTTAGAGTGGATTTACGAAATTTTACCACGCTTGAAAGAACGAAATAAACAGCTAGCAGGAACGCTTAGTGGTGGTGAACAGCAGATGTTAGCGATTGGTCGTGCGATTATGAGCAAACCAAAGTTGTTAATTTTAGATGAACCAAGCCTTGGTTTGGCTCCTGTGTTGGTCAAAGTTATTTTTAAAGCGATCAAAGAGATTAGCAAAAGTGGTGTAACGGTTCTTTTGGTAGAGCAAAATGCTAAAGCAGCACTTAAGCTCGCAAACCGAGGGTATGTTTTGGAGTTAGGCAAGATTACACACACGGGTAGCAGTGAAGAGCTCTTAAGTTCTGAGGTGATACAAGAGGCGTATTTGGGCAAGAAAAAGTAA
- a CDS encoding branched-chain amino acid ABC transporter substrate-binding protein, whose product MRRLFPKLTASLAVCSALVSMGVAADVIKIGVQAPITGQYANEGQSIDNGVRLVVDQYNAKGGVLGKKIEVITCDDQGTAQQAAICAKKLVNEGVKAVIGSYTSGATEAAQTTYFRAGVLQTSDGTSDSLITHKYWTFFRNSFPNSAEADYTAKYFVEGKQYKKIVILSDYSSYSTDLASAVSNALKAKNATIIYEGKIKSGAQNFTATLTKIKSMNPDVIYFSGYYTDGGLLRAQQIQLGIKADFVGGDSNDNPDYMKLAGKSAVGSYLINVPTPDILPYDIAKTFLVDYQAKYNMMPASIWSLMNVDGLRAILHTMEQTKSEDTKVIAASMHTLKDFPGITGPVTFREDGERIGGGYMTYEVQEDKSYKIVYQ is encoded by the coding sequence ATGAGAAGATTATTTCCAAAATTAACTGCTTCTTTGGCAGTGTGTTCAGCACTTGTAAGCATGGGTGTTGCGGCGGATGTGATTAAAATAGGCGTACAAGCTCCTATCACAGGACAATACGCAAATGAAGGTCAAAGTATTGATAACGGGGTAAGACTGGTTGTGGATCAATACAATGCCAAAGGGGGCGTTTTAGGTAAGAAAATCGAAGTGATTACGTGCGATGATCAAGGAACGGCACAGCAAGCAGCCATTTGTGCTAAAAAATTGGTCAATGAAGGGGTTAAAGCTGTGATTGGCTCTTACACGTCAGGGGCAACAGAAGCAGCACAAACCACCTATTTTAGAGCAGGTGTACTTCAAACCAGCGATGGTACAAGTGATTCATTAATTACACATAAATACTGGACATTTTTTAGAAATTCTTTTCCTAACAGCGCAGAGGCTGATTATACGGCAAAATATTTTGTTGAGGGTAAGCAATACAAAAAAATTGTTATTCTCTCTGATTATTCAAGTTACTCAACGGATTTGGCAAGCGCAGTATCTAATGCATTGAAAGCAAAAAATGCTACGATTATCTATGAGGGTAAAATAAAATCAGGCGCACAAAATTTTACAGCAACACTGACAAAAATAAAATCAATGAATCCTGATGTTATCTACTTTAGTGGGTATTACACAGACGGAGGACTGCTCCGTGCGCAACAGATACAACTGGGCATCAAAGCAGATTTTGTAGGTGGCGATTCCAATGATAATCCTGATTATATGAAGCTTGCAGGTAAGAGCGCTGTGGGTTCATATTTAATCAATGTTCCAACCCCCGATATCTTGCCATATGATATTGCTAAGACTTTTCTTGTGGATTATCAAGCAAAATATAATATGATGCCAGCTTCCATTTGGTCGCTCATGAATGTGGATGGACTCCGTGCTATTTTACATACTATGGAGCAGACAAAGTCTGAAGATACAAAAGTGATTGCAGCATCCATGCATACGCTCAAAGATTTTCCAGGTATCACAGGTCCTGTAACATTTAGAGAGGATGGTGAGCGCATTGGTGGAGGTTATATGACCTATGAAGTGCAAGAGGATAAGAGTTATAAGATCGTTTACCAATAA
- a CDS encoding DMT family transporter yields MTYANAFGITTAGMILMSFESPLIKMTHVSAQIFTFYFGLCMFISMNITLLLKYKRTIFALYKTQFLPILASGLCIALSNLFFILAIKHTSVASAVFILSTGPLISALIAFVFFKQKTPLRTFIAIFFVFIGLGIILFHDGALGNMKGNLYAFGCVFAFVSTLSILERNKEANRLACFGTGALMVSCFSFLTTSIVVPDAYSLTLIVGMGAFLTPLSRALIGIGTKILSSVEIALLTIIEPVLAPFWVWLLLGEAPHLNTLFGGAIIVLTLLIHSLKTHQAYQKS; encoded by the coding sequence ATGACCTACGCAAACGCTTTTGGAATCACGACTGCTGGCATGATTTTGATGAGTTTTGAATCACCTCTGATTAAAATGACGCATGTCAGCGCTCAGATATTTACGTTTTATTTTGGTTTATGTATGTTTATCAGCATGAATATCACATTGCTCTTAAAATATAAACGTACGATATTTGCACTTTACAAAACTCAATTTCTACCTATTTTGGCAAGTGGTCTTTGTATTGCGCTGAGCAATCTTTTTTTTATTCTTGCCATTAAACATACCAGCGTAGCCAGTGCGGTGTTTATTTTAAGCACAGGACCACTGATTAGTGCTTTGATTGCCTTTGTCTTTTTCAAACAAAAAACACCCTTGCGTACGTTTATTGCCATTTTTTTTGTTTTTATTGGCTTAGGAATTATTCTCTTTCATGATGGTGCCCTAGGAAATATGAAAGGCAATCTTTACGCCTTTGGCTGTGTTTTTGCCTTTGTGTCCACACTCTCTATTTTGGAGAGAAACAAAGAAGCCAATCGATTAGCGTGTTTTGGAACAGGAGCACTTATGGTCTCTTGCTTTTCGTTTCTAACAACCTCTATTGTGGTACCTGATGCTTATTCTCTAACTCTTATTGTGGGGATGGGAGCTTTTTTAACGCCGCTTTCACGGGCACTCATAGGAATAGGTACAAAAATTTTATCTTCCGTGGAAATTGCACTTTTAACGATTATTGAACCTGTGCTTGCACCCTTTTGGGTTTGGCTTTTATTAGGAGAAGCACCGCATCTTAATACACTCTTTGGCGGTGCTATTATTGTCTTAACCTTGCTGATTCATTCGCTTAAAACGCATCAGGCATATCAAAAATCTTAA